A window of the Macaca nemestrina isolate mMacNem1 chromosome X, mMacNem.hap1, whole genome shotgun sequence genome harbors these coding sequences:
- the LOC105485064 gene encoding spermatid nuclear transition protein 3 has protein sequence MAKVTRKLKESSKVVEQSNPSTKQLISSTKGKNKTKKSCQPRARNGGKVKKIQRAIKRLLHGSSRKKLSSTSTEIPQKVKRVKRAKKFRPLAKIE, from the exons ATGGCTAAAGTTACTAGAAAATTGAAGGAATCTAGCAAAGTTGTGGAACAATCAAACCCAAGCACAAAACAATTAATCTCAAGCACAAAAGGGaagaacaagacaaagaaatcCTGTCAACCCAGGGCCAGAAATGGGGGCAAG GTGAAGAAGATACAGAGGGCGATAAAACGACTGCTTCATGGGagttcaagaaaaaaattgtctAGTACTAGTACAGAAATTCCACAAAAggtaaaaagagtgaaaagagcCAAGAAGTTTCGGCCACTAGCAAAGATTGAGTAG